One Cellulosimicrobium protaetiae genomic region harbors:
- the dhaL gene encoding dihydroxyacetone kinase subunit DhaL has protein sequence MTLDVAWADRWTRLSAERIAAARDELTELDRQIGDGDHGENLDRGFRAVVAKLDGSAGEEQPPGQIGDVLKLVATTLMSSVGGASGPLYGTAYLRAAKVTGLQELDAHGVVALLEGALEGITARGKAQVGEKTMVDAWQPAVDAAEAAADAGASTADVLAAAAAAARQGAAATVPLVATKGRASYLGERSAGHQDPGATSTAILLEAARDAATA, from the coding sequence ATGACGCTGGACGTGGCCTGGGCGGACCGGTGGACGCGGCTGAGCGCTGAGCGCATCGCGGCGGCACGGGACGAGCTGACCGAGCTGGACCGTCAGATCGGTGACGGCGACCACGGCGAGAACCTGGACCGGGGGTTCCGCGCGGTGGTCGCCAAGCTGGACGGGTCGGCGGGCGAGGAGCAGCCGCCGGGCCAGATCGGTGACGTGCTCAAGCTGGTCGCCACGACCCTCATGTCCTCCGTGGGGGGCGCGTCGGGGCCGCTGTACGGCACCGCGTACCTCCGGGCGGCGAAGGTGACCGGGCTGCAGGAGCTCGACGCGCACGGCGTCGTCGCGCTCCTGGAGGGCGCGCTCGAGGGCATCACGGCACGGGGCAAGGCGCAGGTCGGCGAGAAGACGATGGTGGACGCGTGGCAGCCCGCCGTGGACGCGGCCGAGGCGGCCGCCGACGCGGGCGCCTCGACCGCCGACGTGCTGGCGGCGGCGGCCGCGGCGGCTCGTCAGGGGGCGGCGGCGACCGTCCCGCTCGTCGCGACCAAGGGCCGCGCGAGCTACCTCGGCGAGCGCAGCGCCGGCCACCAGGACCCGGGGGCGACCTCGACCGCGATCCTGCTCGAGGCCGCGCGCGACGCGGCGACGGCGTGA